The following proteins come from a genomic window of Pseudomonas putida:
- a CDS encoding response regulator, producing the protein MKLLVVEDEALLRHHLYTRLGESGHVVEAVSDAEEALYQTEQYHFDLAIIDLGLPGISGLELITRLRSQDKTFPILILTARGNWQDKVEGLAAGADDYLVKPFQFEELEARLNALLRRSSGFIQSTITAGPLVLDLNRKQATLDEQALALTAYEYRILEYLMRHHQQVVAKDRLMEQLYPGDEERDPNVIEVLVGRLRRKLEGEHGFKPIDTVRGLGYLFTERCR; encoded by the coding sequence ATGAAACTGCTGGTGGTCGAGGACGAAGCCCTGCTTCGCCATCACCTCTACACCCGCCTGGGCGAAAGCGGCCATGTGGTCGAGGCGGTCTCTGACGCCGAAGAAGCGCTGTACCAGACCGAGCAATACCACTTCGACCTTGCCATTATCGACCTGGGCCTGCCCGGTATCAGCGGCCTGGAGCTGATCACGCGCCTGCGCAGCCAGGACAAGACCTTCCCCATTCTCATCCTCACGGCCCGTGGCAACTGGCAAGACAAGGTCGAGGGCCTGGCCGCCGGTGCCGACGACTACCTGGTCAAGCCGTTCCAGTTCGAGGAGCTTGAAGCAAGGCTCAATGCCCTGTTACGCCGCTCCAGTGGTTTCATCCAGTCGACCATCACCGCTGGCCCCTTGGTACTTGACCTCAACCGCAAGCAGGCCACCCTCGACGAACAAGCTTTGGCCCTGACTGCCTACGAATACCGCATCCTCGAATACCTCATGCGCCATCACCAGCAGGTGGTGGCCAAGGATCGCCTGATGGAACAGTTGTACCCAGGTGACGAAGAGCGCGACCCCAATGTCATCGAAGTGCTGGTTGGCCGCCTGCGCCGCAAGCTTGAAGGCGAGCACGGCTTCAAGCCCATCGACACGGTGCGCGGCCTGGGCTACCTGTTCACTGAGCGCTGCCGATGA
- the tsaA gene encoding tRNA (N6-threonylcarbamoyladenosine(37)-N6)-methyltransferase TrmO: MQHTVVPVGIVHSCFKEKFAIPRQPQLAPAARGVLELLPPFDQGDAVEGLEQVSHVWLLFLFHQALEEKPRLKVRPPRLGGNKSMGVFATRATHRPNGIGQSVVRLEGVEPGRLLLSGIDLLDGTPVLDIKPYVPYADSIAGASNQMANAAPVAIAVHWADNALLQAREHALRLSEPLVELIEQCLAQDPRPAYQIPPAERVYGVKFWDVQVRWHYPQPDVIRVLEVVLG, encoded by the coding sequence ATGCAGCATACGGTTGTCCCGGTCGGCATCGTCCATTCCTGTTTCAAGGAAAAGTTTGCCATTCCGCGCCAGCCACAGCTGGCACCTGCCGCCCGTGGCGTACTCGAACTGTTGCCGCCGTTCGATCAAGGTGACGCGGTCGAAGGCCTGGAGCAGGTCAGCCATGTCTGGCTGCTGTTTCTGTTCCACCAGGCCCTGGAAGAAAAGCCGCGTCTGAAAGTGCGGCCACCGCGTCTGGGCGGCAACAAGAGCATGGGGGTGTTCGCCACGCGCGCAACCCACCGGCCCAACGGCATCGGCCAGTCGGTGGTACGCCTGGAGGGCGTGGAGCCCGGGCGCCTGCTGCTGTCCGGGATCGACCTGCTCGACGGCACGCCGGTGCTGGATATCAAGCCGTATGTGCCTTATGCCGACAGCATCGCTGGCGCCAGCAACCAGATGGCCAATGCTGCGCCGGTGGCAATTGCCGTGCACTGGGCCGACAACGCCCTGCTCCAGGCCCGCGAGCATGCGCTGCGCCTGAGCGAGCCGCTGGTGGAACTGATCGAGCAATGCCTGGCGCAGGACCCACGGCCGGCCTACCAGATACCACCGGCTGAGCGGGTGTACGGGGTGAAGTTCTGGGATGTGCAAGTAAGGTGGCATTACCCGCAGCCGGACGTCATCCGGGTGCTGGAAGTGGTACTGGGCTGA
- a CDS encoding HAMP domain-containing protein, translated as MNNSIFLRIYGGMLAVLVLVALLGVLSLHLVNEVRAAQHRESLAQGTFSLMADNLAVQNETQRKRSLLIWERLLGVPLALQPLSARSLDGSQRARLYRGLVVVEKIGPHAAQVLRKVGQEDLMLVAQIKQISEQLARATLYLLADELVRYPVTEQQQRLAQIKQEKGFGFGVALQRIERVGLDDDQRRRVEEGDTVMALGKDGDSIRVFAGLTGSPWVLEIGPLYQLNPYPPQLLILIAFLGLCLIGLVVYLLVRQLERRVSGLEIAATRIAQGSLDTRVPAGDADSVGRLAAAFNGMAEHLQRSLTMQRELVRAVSHELRTPVARLRFGLEMIESATNEQARAKHLAGMDGDIQDLDKLVDEMLTYARLEQGAPALKFQRVDLDALFDRVIEELAPLRAEVRVVRGDCQGADAEGAWVEAEPRYLHRALQNLVGNAMRHAESEVRLSYQLGQQRCRIDVEDDGPGIPEGFWDRIFTPFTRLDDSRTRASGGHGLGLSIVRRIIYWHAGRATVGRSEVLGGACFSLNWPRQQAPL; from the coding sequence ATGAACAATTCGATCTTTCTGCGCATCTACGGCGGCATGCTGGCCGTGCTGGTGCTGGTAGCCTTGCTTGGCGTGCTTAGCCTGCACCTGGTCAATGAAGTGCGCGCTGCCCAGCATCGCGAGAGCCTGGCCCAGGGCACCTTCAGCCTGATGGCCGACAACCTGGCAGTGCAGAATGAAACCCAACGCAAGCGTTCGCTGCTGATCTGGGAGCGCCTGCTTGGCGTGCCGTTGGCGCTGCAGCCGCTGAGCGCACGCAGCCTTGACGGCAGCCAGCGGGCGCGCCTGTACCGTGGCCTGGTGGTGGTCGAGAAGATTGGCCCGCATGCGGCGCAAGTGCTGCGCAAGGTGGGCCAGGAAGACCTGATGCTGGTCGCGCAGATCAAACAGATCAGCGAGCAGCTGGCGCGGGCCACCCTCTATTTACTGGCCGACGAGCTGGTGCGCTACCCGGTAACCGAACAGCAGCAGCGCCTGGCACAGATCAAGCAGGAAAAAGGCTTCGGCTTTGGTGTCGCCTTGCAACGTATCGAGCGGGTCGGCCTGGACGATGACCAGCGGCGCCGGGTGGAGGAGGGGGACACGGTGATGGCGCTGGGCAAGGATGGTGACTCGATCCGTGTCTTCGCCGGGCTGACGGGCTCGCCATGGGTACTGGAAATCGGCCCGCTGTACCAGCTCAACCCTTACCCGCCGCAGTTGCTGATCCTGATTGCCTTCCTGGGGCTGTGCCTGATCGGCCTGGTGGTCTACCTGCTGGTGCGTCAGCTGGAGCGTCGTGTGTCAGGCCTGGAGATTGCTGCCACGCGCATCGCCCAGGGCAGCCTGGACACCCGCGTGCCGGCCGGCGACGCCGACTCGGTGGGGCGCCTGGCTGCTGCCTTCAATGGCATGGCCGAGCACCTGCAGCGTTCGCTGACCATGCAGCGCGAGCTGGTGCGAGCGGTGTCCCACGAGCTGCGCACGCCGGTGGCGCGCCTGCGCTTTGGCCTGGAGATGATCGAAAGCGCCACGAATGAACAGGCGCGGGCAAAGCACCTGGCGGGCATGGACGGTGATATCCAGGACCTCGACAAGCTGGTAGACGAGATGCTGACCTACGCCCGCCTGGAGCAGGGCGCACCGGCCTTGAAGTTCCAGCGGGTCGATCTGGATGCCTTGTTCGATCGGGTGATCGAAGAGCTGGCACCTTTGCGTGCCGAGGTGCGGGTGGTGCGCGGTGACTGCCAGGGCGCGGATGCCGAAGGCGCCTGGGTCGAGGCCGAGCCGCGCTACTTGCACCGTGCCCTGCAAAACCTTGTCGGCAATGCCATGCGCCATGCCGAGAGCGAAGTGCGCCTGAGTTATCAGCTGGGCCAGCAACGTTGCCGCATCGATGTGGAGGATGACGGCCCGGGGATCCCCGAGGGCTTCTGGGACCGCATTTTCACGCCCTTCACCCGCCTCGATGACAGCCGTACCCGTGCCTCGGGCGGGCATGGCCTGGGCCTGTCGATCGTACGGCGGATCATCTACTGGCACGCGGGCCGCGCCACAGTGGGCCGCAGCGAGGTGTTGGGCGGTGCCTGCTTCAGCCTGAACTGGCCAAGGCAGCAGGCACCGCTGTAA
- a CDS encoding dienelactone hydrolase family protein, translating to MRALLALTLMCSAALAQAAVVTREIPYQDDDGNRLVGYYAYDDALDGKRPGIVVVHEWWGLNDYAKRRARDLAALGYKALAIDMYGDGKHTEHPQDAQAFMAEAMKDPAAAAARFDAGLDLLKKQPNVNKHQLGAVGYCFGGKVVLDAARRGEKLDGVVSFHGALSTKTPAKPGVVRADILVEHGAADSMVTQQQVDAFKAEMDAAKVNYQFVNIEGAKHGFTNPDADRLSHGEHGGPDIGYNKAADERSWADMQAFFKKVFK from the coding sequence ATGCGAGCCCTGCTGGCCCTGACCCTGATGTGCAGCGCCGCCCTCGCCCAAGCGGCGGTAGTGACCCGTGAGATTCCTTATCAGGACGACGATGGCAACCGCCTCGTCGGCTACTACGCCTACGATGATGCGCTGGACGGCAAACGCCCAGGCATCGTTGTGGTGCATGAATGGTGGGGCCTGAACGACTATGCCAAGCGCCGCGCGAGAGATCTTGCCGCCCTGGGCTACAAAGCGCTGGCCATCGACATGTATGGCGATGGCAAGCACACCGAGCACCCGCAGGATGCCCAGGCATTCATGGCCGAAGCGATGAAGGACCCGGCCGCAGCCGCAGCGCGCTTCGACGCGGGCCTGGACCTGTTGAAAAAGCAGCCGAATGTGAACAAGCATCAACTGGGCGCTGTCGGCTACTGTTTTGGCGGTAAGGTGGTGCTCGATGCCGCACGTCGTGGAGAGAAACTGGACGGCGTGGTGAGTTTCCATGGCGCGTTGTCCACCAAAACGCCGGCCAAGCCTGGCGTAGTGCGCGCGGACATCCTGGTTGAACATGGCGCTGCGGACAGCATGGTCACCCAACAGCAGGTGGACGCGTTCAAGGCGGAAATGGATGCGGCCAAGGTCAACTACCAGTTCGTCAACATTGAAGGGGCCAAGCACGGCTTCACCAACCCCGATGCCGATCGGCTGAGCCATGGTGAGCATGGGGGGCCGGACATTGGCTATAACAAGGCAGCGGACGAGCGTTCCTGGGCGGATATGCAGGCGTTCTTCAAGAAGGTGTTCAAATAA
- the dctA gene encoding C4-dicarboxylate transporter DctA, giving the protein MTTRQPLYKSLYVQVLVAITIGILLGHYYPETGVALKPLGDGFVKLIKMVIAPIIFCTVVSGIAGMQSMKSVGKTGGYALLYFEIVSTIALIIGLVVVNVVKPGAGMHIDVSTLNASSVAAYAAAGSQQTTVGFLLNVIPNTVVGAFANGDILQVLMFSVLFGFALHRLGSYGKPVLDLIDRFAHVMFNIINMIMKLAPVGAFGAMAFTIGQYGVGSLVQLGYLMACFYITCLLFVLVVLGGICRAHGFSVLKLIRYIREELLIVLGTSSSESALPRMLAKMERLGAKKSVVGLVIPTGYSFNLDGTSIYLTMAAVFIAQATDTTMDITHQITLLLVLLVASKGAAGVTGSGFIVLAATLSAVGHLPVAGLALILGIDRFMSEARALTNLVGNAVATVVVAKWVKEMDDDKLASELASGGAPLIDTRPTDDLGVAEGPAR; this is encoded by the coding sequence ATGACGACACGTCAGCCGCTGTACAAATCCCTGTATGTTCAGGTGTTGGTCGCCATCACCATCGGCATCCTGCTCGGCCACTACTACCCGGAAACGGGCGTTGCCCTCAAACCCTTGGGTGACGGCTTCGTCAAACTGATCAAGATGGTCATCGCCCCGATCATCTTCTGTACCGTGGTCAGCGGCATTGCCGGCATGCAGAGCATGAAGTCGGTCGGCAAAACCGGCGGCTACGCGTTGCTGTACTTTGAAATCGTCTCCACCATCGCGCTGATCATTGGCCTCGTCGTCGTCAACGTGGTCAAGCCAGGCGCTGGCATGCACATCGACGTCAGCACCCTGAATGCCAGCAGCGTGGCTGCCTACGCCGCCGCTGGCTCGCAGCAGACCACCGTCGGCTTCCTGCTTAACGTCATCCCCAATACGGTCGTCGGCGCGTTCGCCAACGGCGACATCCTGCAAGTGCTGATGTTCTCGGTGCTGTTCGGTTTCGCCCTGCACCGCCTGGGCAGCTACGGCAAGCCGGTACTGGACCTGATCGACCGCTTCGCCCATGTCATGTTCAACATCATCAACATGATCATGAAACTGGCACCGGTCGGCGCGTTTGGCGCCATGGCCTTCACCATCGGCCAGTACGGTGTCGGCTCGCTGGTGCAGCTGGGCTACCTGATGGCCTGCTTCTACATCACCTGCCTGCTGTTCGTGCTGGTGGTACTGGGCGGTATCTGCCGTGCCCACGGCTTCAGCGTGCTCAAGCTGATCCGCTACATCCGTGAAGAACTGCTGATCGTGCTGGGTACTTCGTCCTCGGAGTCGGCCCTGCCGCGCATGCTGGCCAAGATGGAGCGCCTGGGTGCCAAGAAATCGGTAGTCGGCCTGGTTATCCCTACCGGCTACTCGTTCAACCTGGACGGTACCTCGATCTACCTGACCATGGCTGCGGTGTTCATCGCTCAGGCCACTGACACCACCATGGACATCACTCACCAGATCACCCTGCTGCTGGTACTGCTGGTGGCTTCCAAGGGGGCTGCCGGCGTTACCGGTTCGGGCTTCATCGTGCTGGCCGCGACCCTGTCGGCTGTTGGCCACCTGCCGGTTGCCGGCCTGGCGCTGATCCTCGGCATCGACCGCTTCATGTCCGAAGCCCGCGCCCTGACCAACCTGGTGGGCAACGCCGTTGCCACTGTGGTGGTGGCCAAGTGGGTCAAGGAAATGGACGACGACAAGCTGGCTTCGGAATTGGCCTCCGGTGGTGCGCCGTTGATCGATACCCGCCCGACCGACGACCTGGGCGTGGCTGAAGGCCCGGCTCGTTGA
- a CDS encoding DUF1456 family protein: MNHNDVLRSLRYMLKVNDAKMAEIIGLSGLEVHPLVLATYLKKEEEEGFVRCPERVMAHFLDGLVIYRRGKDDSRPQQPIELPVTNNLILKKLRVAFELKEDDLHAILKSVNFPVSKPELSALFRKAGHDNYRPCGDQLLRNFLKGLTLRVRG, translated from the coding sequence ATGAACCACAACGACGTCCTGCGCAGCCTGCGCTACATGCTCAAGGTGAACGACGCCAAGATGGCCGAGATCATTGGGCTCTCTGGCCTCGAAGTGCATCCTCTGGTGCTGGCCACCTACCTGAAAAAAGAAGAAGAGGAAGGCTTCGTGCGCTGCCCGGAACGGGTGATGGCGCACTTCCTTGACGGCCTGGTGATCTACCGCCGAGGCAAGGACGATAGCCGCCCGCAGCAGCCGATTGAGCTGCCGGTAACCAACAACCTGATCCTCAAGAAGCTGCGTGTGGCCTTTGAGCTCAAGGAAGACGACCTGCACGCGATTCTCAAGTCGGTCAACTTCCCGGTCAGCAAACCTGAGCTCAGCGCGCTGTTCCGCAAGGCTGGCCACGACAACTACCGCCCGTGTGGCGACCAGTTGCTGCGCAACTTCCTCAAGGGCCTGACCCTGCGCGTGCGCGGCTGA
- a CDS encoding histidine kinase, whose product MIRSLRVRLMLAAAVLALLFMLALLPALQKAFSLALQESIEQRLASDVTTLISAARIEHGRLQMPTLLPDERYNLPYTGLLGYIFDRDGKLVWQSRATADRHINYQPRYDGRGNEFDRIHQSDGEEFFVYDVEIKLLGGQSAAYSIVALQPVSEYKATLNGLREKLYLGFGAALLALMVLLWAGLTWGLRSLRRLSHELDEVESGARDGLSGEHPRELLRLTRSLNRLLRSEREQRTRYRDSLDDLAHSLKTPLAVLQGVGESLQQRSGEREQARVLQSQIERMSQQIDYQLQRASLRKSGLVRHSVLLRPLLDSLCSTLAKVYREKRVDVVLELPAAAQVPMEQGALLEMLGNLLENAYRLSLGQVRVSLVKAPGHLTLCIEDDGPGVPADQRERILERGERLDSQHPGQGIGLAVVKDIVDSYDAELSLGDSPLGGAAFRITFNLD is encoded by the coding sequence ATGATCCGCTCGCTGCGGGTGCGCCTGATGCTGGCCGCCGCAGTGTTGGCGCTGCTGTTCATGCTGGCGCTGCTGCCGGCTTTGCAGAAGGCCTTCAGCCTGGCTTTGCAGGAATCGATCGAGCAGCGGCTGGCCTCTGATGTAACCACACTGATTTCCGCTGCGCGTATCGAGCATGGCCGGTTGCAGATGCCGACACTGCTGCCGGACGAGCGCTACAACCTGCCCTACACAGGCCTGCTCGGCTATATCTTTGACCGCGACGGCAAACTGGTCTGGCAGTCGCGTGCCACCGCCGACCGGCACATCAACTACCAGCCGCGCTATGACGGGCGCGGCAACGAGTTCGACCGCATTCACCAGTCCGATGGCGAAGAGTTCTTCGTGTACGACGTCGAGATAAAGCTGCTGGGCGGGCAGAGCGCCGCCTACAGCATTGTCGCGCTGCAGCCCGTGAGCGAGTACAAGGCCACCCTCAATGGCCTGCGCGAAAAGCTCTACCTGGGGTTCGGCGCTGCATTGCTGGCGCTTATGGTGTTGTTGTGGGCAGGCTTGACCTGGGGGTTGCGCTCGTTGCGACGCCTCAGCCACGAACTGGATGAAGTGGAATCCGGTGCACGTGACGGCCTGAGCGGCGAGCACCCACGCGAGTTGCTGCGCCTGACCCGCTCGCTCAACCGTCTGTTGCGCAGTGAGCGTGAGCAGCGCACGCGCTACCGTGATTCGCTGGACGACCTGGCGCACAGCCTGAAGACGCCGCTGGCGGTGCTACAGGGCGTGGGTGAAAGCTTGCAGCAGCGCAGCGGCGAGCGCGAGCAGGCGCGGGTGCTGCAAAGCCAGATCGAACGCATGAGCCAGCAGATCGACTATCAGCTGCAACGCGCCAGCCTGCGCAAGAGTGGCCTGGTACGCCACAGCGTATTGCTGCGGCCGTTGCTCGACAGCCTGTGCAGCACCTTGGCAAAGGTTTACCGGGAAAAACGTGTGGACGTGGTGCTGGAGTTGCCGGCCGCGGCGCAGGTACCGATGGAGCAGGGCGCGTTGCTGGAAATGCTCGGTAACCTGCTGGAGAACGCCTACCGGCTGAGCCTGGGGCAAGTGCGGGTGAGCCTGGTGAAGGCGCCGGGGCATCTGACCTTGTGCATCGAGGACGACGGGCCGGGCGTGCCCGCCGACCAGCGTGAACGCATTCTGGAGCGTGGGGAGCGGCTGGACAGCCAGCACCCGGGGCAGGGCATCGGCTTGGCAGTGGTCAAGGATATCGTCGACAGCTATGACGCCGAGCTGAGCCTTGGCGATTCTCCGCTGGGAGGCGCCGCGTTCAGGATCACCTTCAACCTGGATTGA
- a CDS encoding outer membrane beta-barrel protein: MKTFNTLLAAMAVCAAGITTAQAADDNFASLTYGQTSDKVRKSGLLQRNTDHLNADGIIGKDDTWGVRLGKINDQGRYYMTYDNVSGDHSGLKLRQENLLGSYDLFLPVGDTTKLFGGGSLGVTKLTQDSPGASRDTDYGYAYGLQAGVIQDITDKASVELGYRYLRTNAATEVGAHGGPKDGTLRLTSSAQTYLAASYKF, from the coding sequence ATGAAAACCTTCAATACCCTGCTTGCCGCCATGGCCGTTTGTGCCGCTGGCATCACCACCGCCCAGGCCGCGGACGACAACTTCGCCAGCCTCACCTACGGCCAGACCAGCGACAAAGTCCGCAAGTCCGGCCTGCTGCAACGTAACACCGACCACCTCAATGCCGACGGTATTATCGGCAAGGACGATACCTGGGGTGTGCGTCTGGGCAAGATCAACGACCAGGGCCGCTACTACATGACTTATGACAACGTCTCGGGTGACCACAGTGGCCTGAAGTTGCGCCAGGAAAACCTGCTGGGCAGCTACGATTTGTTTCTGCCGGTGGGCGATACCACCAAGCTGTTCGGTGGGGGCAGCCTGGGTGTGACCAAGCTCACCCAGGACTCGCCCGGCGCCAGCCGGGATACTGACTACGGTTATGCCTACGGTCTGCAGGCCGGTGTGATCCAGGACATCACCGACAAGGCCTCGGTCGAACTGGGCTACCGTTACCTGCGCACCAATGCCGCGACCGAGGTGGGCGCACATGGCGGGCCGAAGGACGGCACCCTGCGTCTGACCAGCAGCGCCCAGACCTACCTGGCTGCTTCATACAAGTTCTGA
- a CDS encoding response regulator, whose product MDHPIPRILIVEDDQRLAELTAEYLQANGFEVAVEADGARAARRIIDSQPDLVILDLMLPGEDGLSICRRVRTQYPGPILMLTARSDELDQVQGLDLGADDYVCKPVRPRLLLARIQALLRRSETVDSKRQDLAFGALRIDNRLREAHLGEQLIELTGAEFDLLWLLASNAGRVLTREQIFTALRGVGYDGQDRSIDIRISKIRPKIGDDPLQPRLIKTLRSKGYLFVGEAP is encoded by the coding sequence ATGGACCACCCCATACCGCGCATCCTCATCGTCGAAGACGACCAGCGCCTCGCCGAGCTCACCGCCGAATACCTGCAGGCCAATGGTTTCGAGGTCGCGGTGGAGGCCGATGGCGCACGTGCCGCGAGGCGCATCATCGACAGCCAGCCCGACCTGGTCATCCTCGACCTGATGCTCCCCGGCGAGGATGGCCTGAGCATCTGCCGCCGGGTGCGTACCCAATACCCCGGGCCGATCCTCATGCTCACCGCGCGCAGTGATGAACTCGACCAGGTTCAGGGCCTGGACCTGGGGGCCGACGACTACGTCTGCAAACCCGTGCGCCCACGCTTGCTGCTGGCACGTATCCAGGCTCTGCTGCGCCGTAGCGAAACCGTGGATAGCAAGCGCCAGGACCTGGCCTTTGGTGCGCTGCGTATCGACAACCGCCTGCGCGAGGCACACCTGGGCGAGCAGTTGATCGAGCTGACCGGCGCCGAATTCGACCTACTCTGGCTGTTGGCCAGCAACGCTGGCCGGGTGCTGACCCGCGAACAGATCTTCACCGCACTGCGTGGCGTGGGCTACGACGGCCAGGACCGTTCCATCGACATCCGCATCTCGAAAATCCGCCCCAAGATCGGCGATGACCCGCTTCAGCCGCGGTTGATCAAGACCCTGCGCAGTAAAGGCTACCTGTTCGTCGGCGAGGCACCATGA
- a CDS encoding 4'-phosphopantetheinyl transferase superfamily protein — protein MNTLPACCAPLQHHWPLPHPLPGAVLVSCAFDPAHLAADDFQRAGVLPSASLLRSVTKRQAEYLAGRVCARAALQHLDGRDYVPGTHEDRSPIWPAGIHGSITHGKGWAAAVVAGEKSCQGLGLDQEALLDDERAERLMGEILTPAELERLDRRQLGLTVTLTFSLKESLFKTLYPLTRQRFYFEHAEVLDWSAEGLARLRLLTDLSPQWQQGAELQGQFCLQDGHLLSLVSV, from the coding sequence ATGAACACACTTCCCGCCTGCTGCGCCCCGCTCCAGCACCACTGGCCCCTGCCCCACCCATTGCCCGGCGCGGTGCTGGTCAGTTGCGCCTTCGACCCTGCCCACTTGGCCGCCGACGACTTCCAGCGCGCTGGCGTACTGCCCAGTGCCAGCCTGCTGCGCTCGGTGACTAAGCGCCAGGCCGAGTACCTGGCCGGTCGCGTATGTGCCCGTGCCGCGCTGCAGCACCTGGACGGCCGCGACTACGTGCCCGGCACCCACGAAGACCGCTCGCCCATCTGGCCTGCCGGTATTCATGGCTCGATCACACACGGCAAGGGCTGGGCCGCCGCGGTGGTCGCCGGCGAAAAAAGCTGCCAAGGTCTGGGCCTGGATCAGGAAGCCTTGCTGGATGACGAACGCGCCGAGCGGCTGATGGGCGAAATCCTCACCCCGGCAGAACTGGAGCGCTTGGACCGCCGCCAGCTTGGGCTTACGGTCACCCTGACGTTCTCGCTGAAGGAAAGCTTGTTCAAGACCCTGTACCCACTGACGCGCCAACGCTTCTACTTCGAACACGCAGAAGTGCTCGACTGGTCCGCAGAAGGGCTGGCGCGATTGCGCCTGCTCACCGACCTATCACCGCAGTGGCAGCAAGGCGCAGAGCTGCAAGGCCAGTTCTGCCTGCAGGACGGCCACCTGCTGAGCCTGGTCAGCGTCTGA